Proteins encoded together in one Marispirochaeta sp. window:
- a CDS encoding MATE family efflux transporter, with amino-acid sequence MPGLSRRPSLTSGDPTSLVLRMAIPMLAGILGMVAFNLADTYFVGRLGTIPLAAMSFTFPLVFIVNSIALGLGVGTSTLVSRAIGGGDDGEVRRIVTSSLMLGFCVVLVLVALLRPLLGRIFISIGADRQTLPFILDYMNIWLFGMPFVVFPMLGNNALRATGDTRTPALIMIVGATVNVIIDPILIFGIGPFPAMGIKGAALATVIGRACTLTISMTIVSRREKMIGFIGLRPMLILGIWRRLVFVGLPAMATNMIMPVSVGIITRLISVYGPAAVAGFGVASRIETFVLAFMRSLAAVTVPFIGQNSAARQYGRAIKGIRAASFYSMLWSLLWVAAVILGRHRIAGIFSANPEVVKITALYLLIVTASYGFHGILLIVSSGFNGLNRPLHSAMVSLTRMFVLYIPLALVLRYLFGVAGIFGAAFFANIAGGLLAYIWIMRTMHREKKYFVQAN; translated from the coding sequence ATGCCAGGTTTATCACGACGGCCATCCCTTACAAGCGGCGACCCGACCTCGTTGGTATTACGAATGGCCATTCCCATGCTGGCCGGCATTCTCGGCATGGTGGCTTTTAACCTTGCGGATACCTACTTTGTCGGTCGCCTGGGGACTATTCCCCTGGCAGCGATGAGTTTTACTTTTCCCCTGGTTTTTATTGTTAACAGCATCGCCCTGGGGCTGGGAGTCGGGACATCTACTCTGGTCTCCAGGGCTATCGGCGGCGGAGACGACGGAGAGGTGCGGCGTATAGTTACCAGCAGCCTGATGCTGGGCTTTTGTGTTGTGCTCGTTCTGGTTGCCCTGCTGCGGCCGCTTCTCGGCCGTATTTTTATTTCAATAGGAGCTGATCGGCAGACCCTCCCTTTTATTCTTGATTATATGAATATCTGGCTTTTCGGTATGCCCTTCGTGGTTTTTCCAATGCTGGGTAATAATGCTCTCCGGGCAACCGGGGATACCCGTACTCCGGCGCTTATTATGATTGTCGGGGCAACGGTGAACGTCATCATTGATCCCATTCTGATCTTCGGTATTGGTCCTTTCCCTGCTATGGGGATAAAGGGAGCGGCCCTGGCTACAGTTATCGGGCGGGCATGTACACTGACAATCTCTATGACGATTGTTTCCCGCCGGGAAAAAATGATCGGTTTCATTGGACTCCGTCCAATGCTAATTCTGGGAATCTGGCGGCGTCTGGTTTTTGTGGGTCTGCCGGCAATGGCCACCAATATGATTATGCCGGTTTCCGTCGGTATAATTACCCGCCTTATCTCCGTGTACGGCCCAGCCGCCGTCGCAGGATTCGGTGTGGCATCCCGGATCGAAACCTTTGTGCTGGCTTTTATGCGTTCCCTTGCCGCGGTTACGGTTCCCTTTATCGGGCAGAATTCGGCGGCCCGGCAGTACGGCCGGGCGATCAAAGGAATCAGGGCTGCCTCTTTCTACTCTATGCTGTGGAGCCTGCTGTGGGTCGCGGCAGTCATTCTGGGCAGACACCGGATAGCTGGTATTTTTTCCGCTAATCCGGAGGTGGTTAAGATAACCGCCTTGTATCTGCTGATAGTGACGGCCAGCTACGGTTTTCATGGAATTCTGCTGATTGTCAGCTCCGGCTTCAACGGCTTGAACCGGCCTTTGCACTCTGCCATGGTCAGCCTGACCCGTATGTTTGTTCTTTACATTCCTCTTGCCCTTGTACTGCGATACCTTTTCGGGGTAGCAGGCATCTTTGGGGCCGCCTTTTTTGCGAATATCGCGGGAGGTCTTCTTGCCTATATCTGGATAATGCGTACAATGCACAGGGAAAAGAAGTACTTTGTTCAAGCCAATTGA
- a CDS encoding ZIP family metal transporter: MFDWLSGFNPVTQAFFATLFTWFVTTLGAAMVFFFKTVEKKYLDGMLGFAAGVMIAASFWSLLAPAIDLSEEMGLIIWIPPLAGFLAGGVFLRLIDLVLPHLHLGDEIEKAEGLHTQWKKSVLLVLAITMHNIPEGLAVGVAFGAVAAGIPSASMAGAVALAIGIGLQNFPEGTAISVPLRREGMSRGKAFFYGQLSGIVEPIAGVLGAALVLWMRPVLPYALAFAAGAMIFVVVEEAIPESQNSGNTHIATLGAMLGFAIMMSLDVALG, from the coding sequence ATGTTTGATTGGCTCTCCGGATTCAATCCGGTTACCCAGGCTTTTTTTGCAACTCTCTTTACCTGGTTTGTCACTACTCTCGGTGCGGCGATGGTCTTCTTTTTTAAAACAGTAGAGAAAAAGTATCTTGACGGCATGCTGGGATTTGCGGCTGGAGTAATGATCGCTGCAAGTTTCTGGTCTCTGCTGGCACCGGCCATCGACTTATCTGAAGAGATGGGACTGATCATTTGGATCCCCCCGCTTGCTGGATTTCTTGCCGGTGGAGTCTTCCTCCGTCTCATAGACCTTGTACTGCCTCATCTGCATTTGGGTGACGAGATTGAAAAAGCGGAAGGGCTTCATACACAATGGAAAAAAAGCGTTCTTCTTGTGCTGGCAATTACTATGCATAATATCCCTGAAGGACTCGCGGTCGGGGTTGCCTTCGGTGCCGTCGCCGCCGGTATTCCCTCTGCATCGATGGCCGGAGCCGTAGCCCTGGCTATTGGAATCGGGTTACAGAATTTTCCCGAAGGAACTGCTATATCAGTCCCCTTACGCAGGGAGGGTATGTCCCGAGGAAAAGCATTCTTCTACGGCCAGCTTTCGGGTATCGTGGAACCGATAGCCGGAGTCCTTGGAGCAGCTCTGGTTCTATGGATGCGCCCTGTTCTGCCCTATGCACTGGCCTTCGCAGCCGGTGCCATGATTTTTGTGGTGGTAGAGGAGGCAATCCCGGAATCCCAGAATTCGGGTAATACGCACATAGCCACTTTGGGCGCGATGCTCGGCTTTGCCATTATGATGAGCCTGGATGTCGCCCTGGGTTGA